A genomic stretch from Sphingobacterium sp. ML3W includes:
- a CDS encoding TetR/AcrR family transcriptional regulator, which translates to MKGRPNIYQNEEIILNAQQVFWKKGYFATSLTDLSNATGAGAGSLYNNFKGGKKELFKKALQQRRADFMAFKAILEKSDTPITLIKDFFLNLAHADKIAHQKGCIIANTIVEMSCTDEELEKEAAEILKETEALYRYAIEREKDNKILKTTVPADVLAKYLVTVWCGINSLRRLYPDPKILKEQINLQLEILR; encoded by the coding sequence GTGAAAGGGAGACCCAACATATACCAAAACGAGGAAATTATTCTAAATGCTCAGCAAGTATTTTGGAAAAAAGGGTATTTTGCTACTTCATTGACGGACTTGAGCAATGCAACTGGAGCAGGTGCAGGAAGCTTGTATAATAATTTCAAAGGTGGTAAGAAAGAGTTGTTCAAAAAAGCACTGCAACAAAGGAGAGCGGATTTTATGGCTTTTAAAGCTATATTGGAAAAAAGCGATACACCAATTACCTTGATTAAGGACTTTTTTTTAAATCTTGCACATGCAGATAAGATCGCCCATCAAAAAGGTTGCATCATTGCTAATACGATTGTAGAAATGAGTTGTACAGACGAGGAGCTTGAAAAGGAAGCGGCAGAAATACTGAAAGAAACTGAAGCTTTGTACAGGTACGCAATTGAGAGAGAAAAGGATAATAAAATTCTCAAAACAACTGTGCCTGCAGATGTGTTGGCAAAATACCTGGTTACGGTTTGGTGTGGCATCAATTCATTAAGAAGGCTATATCCTGATCCGAAAATACTTAAAGAGCAAATCAATCTACAACTTGAAATACTAAGATAA
- a CDS encoding SDR family oxidoreductase, with translation MDLQLKGKRAFISGSTQGIGFAVAEKLLQEGASVVINGRSEAKTQQALGDLKKQFPNSNIDAIVADFSKVDEVEKLLLVLTDIDILVNNVGIFGIADFYTTADKDWYDYFEVNVMSGMRLSKKLLPRMIEKNFGRIIFISSESGVNVPENMIHYGMSKAAMSALSNGLSKLTKGTEVTVNTILGGPTYSDGVARTVEQIASSNHLEVESMKNAIITQSNSHILLQRFIDPVEIANLAVYLSSPLSIATNGSSLRADSGVLKII, from the coding sequence ATGGATTTACAATTAAAAGGAAAACGTGCATTTATCAGTGGTTCTACCCAGGGTATTGGCTTTGCTGTCGCAGAGAAACTTTTACAGGAAGGGGCTTCTGTTGTCATCAATGGTAGGAGTGAGGCTAAAACACAACAGGCACTAGGAGACTTAAAAAAGCAATTTCCTAACAGTAATATCGATGCAATTGTGGCGGATTTTTCTAAGGTCGATGAAGTAGAAAAATTACTTTTAGTGCTGACGGACATTGATATTTTGGTCAACAATGTGGGAATATTCGGGATTGCTGACTTTTATACAACAGCTGACAAGGACTGGTACGATTATTTTGAGGTAAATGTTATGAGCGGAATGCGTCTGTCCAAGAAATTACTTCCAAGAATGATAGAGAAAAATTTTGGAAGAATTATTTTTATCAGCAGCGAATCAGGTGTGAATGTACCAGAAAATATGATCCATTACGGAATGTCAAAAGCGGCAATGAGCGCTTTGAGCAACGGATTATCCAAGTTAACCAAAGGAACTGAAGTAACTGTAAATACGATTTTGGGTGGTCCAACCTATTCCGATGGAGTTGCCCGGACCGTGGAACAAATTGCATCTTCAAATCATCTAGAAGTTGAGTCAATGAAAAATGCAATCATTACTCAATCCAATTCACATATTTTACTCCAGCGATTTATCGATCCGGTTGAAATTGCAAATTTAGCTGTTTATCTTTCAAGTCCACTCTCTATTGCAACTAACGGGTCTAGCTTAAGAGCAGATAGTGGTGTATTGAAAATTATATAA
- a CDS encoding AraC family transcriptional regulator — protein sequence MESELKYKVIKPDKSLADFVESFWLLQNQSDLDKEVVVLPDGRVDLFFTQSATEPFHITLLGIETQPGQATITPLRQTYAISFKPLAIKYIFQTNIANLVDKGTILPPNFWNFSADDLNDFDLFCEKATKKIQSLLPSEIDNRKRKLFELIYSSNGVTTIKELSEKSFWSRQQINRYFNQQFGLTAKAYCNIIRFRASFQHIKEGKLFPQQNFADQSHFIKEVKKLSGVSPKELLKNQNERFIQFSTLESK from the coding sequence ATGGAAAGTGAATTAAAATATAAAGTAATAAAACCTGACAAATCGCTTGCGGACTTTGTTGAAAGTTTTTGGCTTTTACAAAACCAATCAGACCTTGATAAAGAGGTTGTAGTATTGCCAGACGGAAGAGTTGATCTGTTTTTTACGCAATCTGCAACAGAGCCTTTCCACATTACGCTTTTGGGAATCGAAACGCAACCAGGCCAAGCGACCATTACGCCTTTACGACAAACTTATGCCATAAGTTTTAAACCGCTTGCAATAAAATATATTTTTCAAACCAACATCGCCAACTTAGTGGACAAGGGAACAATCTTGCCACCTAATTTTTGGAACTTTAGTGCGGACGACCTGAATGACTTTGATTTATTCTGCGAGAAAGCGACAAAAAAAATACAGTCACTTTTGCCAAGTGAAATAGACAACAGGAAACGAAAACTGTTTGAACTCATTTATTCATCAAATGGAGTGACTACAATCAAAGAACTTTCAGAAAAATCGTTTTGGAGTAGGCAACAGATCAATCGTTATTTCAATCAGCAATTCGGACTTACAGCAAAAGCATATTGTAATATTATCCGCTTCCGTGCTTCCTTTCAACACATCAAAGAAGGCAAATTGTTTCCACAACAAAACTTTGCCGACCAATCCCATTTCATTAAAGAAGTCAAGAAACTTTCTGGTGTTTCACCAAAAGAATTGTTGAAGAACCAAAATGAGCGTTTTATACAATTTTCAACGCTCGAGTCAAAGTAA
- a CDS encoding NAD(P)/FAD-dependent oxidoreductase, translated as MKLQGKKIAVVGGGPGGLTLAKLLQLKGANVTVYERDINKEVRQQGATLDLHEESGLEALRRANLMNEFKASFRPDAGRLRVLDDQAIIKMDDHEIQHDYQEDRPEIDRAPLRDILINSLHEDTIIWDSQFISMEKQENGWLLHFKNGKSFYADIVVAADGGNSKIRSHITDIKPIYSGVTIVEGNIYNAEKNAPKLWEITKGGKVFALGNEQSIILSTKGEGSLSFYTGCKVSENWVQESGIDFNNKEQVFDWFKVAFSSWSDQWQELFASNEIWCMPRPQYHFPLDQTWTTLPNLTMLGDAAHRMPPYAGEGVNQAMQDAFELAENLTSDNFPDIQTAISDYEKQMQARAAAVTKDTLVNTEILHTESGLDKLLTMFNKGI; from the coding sequence ATGAAATTACAAGGCAAGAAAATCGCAGTCGTTGGCGGCGGTCCTGGCGGACTCACGTTAGCCAAACTCTTACAATTAAAAGGAGCAAATGTAACAGTATATGAACGTGATATAAACAAAGAAGTTCGCCAACAGGGAGCAACACTAGACCTACACGAAGAAAGTGGTTTGGAAGCTCTTCGTAGAGCAAATTTGATGAACGAATTTAAGGCCAGCTTTCGACCAGACGCGGGACGCTTAAGAGTGTTAGACGACCAAGCCATTATCAAAATGGATGACCACGAGATTCAACATGATTATCAGGAAGATCGTCCTGAAATTGATCGTGCCCCTTTGCGCGATATTTTAATAAACTCATTGCATGAAGATACTATTATTTGGGATAGTCAGTTCATTTCAATGGAAAAACAGGAGAATGGCTGGCTTTTGCATTTCAAAAACGGAAAATCTTTTTACGCTGACATTGTCGTTGCAGCTGATGGTGGAAACTCAAAAATCCGTTCTCACATTACCGACATTAAGCCAATTTATTCTGGCGTTACGATTGTTGAAGGTAATATTTACAACGCCGAAAAAAACGCGCCGAAACTTTGGGAAATCACAAAAGGGGGAAAAGTTTTTGCTCTTGGAAACGAACAATCAATTATCTTAAGTACAAAAGGAGAGGGCAGTTTATCGTTTTATACCGGTTGTAAAGTTTCCGAAAATTGGGTGCAGGAAAGCGGCATTGACTTCAACAACAAAGAACAAGTTTTTGATTGGTTTAAAGTCGCGTTCTCGTCATGGAGTGACCAATGGCAAGAGCTTTTTGCAAGTAATGAAATTTGGTGTATGCCACGTCCGCAATATCATTTTCCATTAGATCAAACTTGGACAACATTACCAAACTTGACAATGCTTGGCGATGCGGCTCATCGTATGCCACCATACGCAGGCGAGGGGGTAAATCAAGCCATGCAAGACGCTTTTGAATTGGCAGAAAATTTGACAAGTGACAATTTTCCAGACATTCAGACTGCAATTTCAGATTACGAAAAACAAATGCAGGCAAGAGCAGCAGCAGTAACAAAAGATACTTTAGTAAACACTGAAATATTACACACTGAAAGTGGGCTTGACAAATTGTTGACTATGTTCAACAAGGGGATATAA
- a CDS encoding suppressor of fused domain protein has translation MFKNLFKKKLSPSEQYLNHLNKIFKKEPLLFKEDSLDKSLPGVTTIVYENIPEKGMITSFTYGLSLGNHPDWKNGRPELTLTVRSDNFSWGRVVGYLANQLRDKCPFSYGDPIDFQEKISDDSEMDGFLVFAPSIFNNKSDYNNLDIGAKYKIYIKGIYPIYSSEIEVMPKLGFERFWKHPNFDLYNINRNKITE, from the coding sequence ATGTTTAAAAATTTATTTAAGAAAAAATTGTCACCATCGGAACAGTATTTAAATCATCTAAATAAAATCTTTAAGAAAGAACCTCTTTTGTTTAAAGAAGATAGTTTAGATAAAAGCCTTCCTGGTGTTACAACAATTGTTTACGAAAATATTCCTGAAAAGGGAATGATAACATCATTTACCTATGGGCTTTCTTTAGGAAATCATCCCGATTGGAAAAATGGCAGACCCGAACTCACTTTAACGGTTAGATCAGATAATTTTTCTTGGGGAAGAGTTGTGGGCTATTTAGCTAATCAGTTACGAGATAAATGCCCTTTTTCTTATGGCGATCCTATTGATTTTCAAGAAAAAATCTCTGATGATTCTGAAATGGACGGATTTTTAGTATTTGCTCCTTCAATTTTTAATAATAAAAGTGACTATAACAATCTTGATATTGGTGCCAAATACAAAATTTATATAAAAGGAATTTACCCAATATATTCATCAGAGATTGAAGTAATGCCAAAATTGGGATTTGAAAGATTTTGGAAACATCCGAATTTTGATTTGTATAACATAAATAGAAACAAAATTACCGAATAA
- a CDS encoding GNAT family N-acetyltransferase, with protein MVFREAKIEDIAQIQISDPALVSDKDCEEFLFERGKGWGCEIDNQIVGFAIADLKENNIWALFLTPESEGKEIGRRLQKIMLDWYFSTGKEFVWLGTAPNTGAKEFYTKSGWVKNGFQDWNDEYKNPAKPKFRYLCERAPDGHSR; from the coding sequence ATGGTATTTAGAGAAGCAAAAATTGAAGATATAGCACAAATCCAGATATCCGATCCGGCCCTTGTTAGTGATAAAGATTGTGAAGAGTTTTTATTTGAAAGAGGGAAAGGCTGGGGGTGCGAAATAGATAACCAAATTGTAGGATTTGCAATTGCAGATTTAAAGGAAAATAATATATGGGCGTTATTTCTGACCCCAGAATCTGAAGGGAAGGAAATCGGACGCAGGTTACAGAAAATAATGCTCGACTGGTATTTTTCCACGGGAAAAGAATTTGTTTGGCTTGGAACGGCCCCAAATACAGGAGCAAAAGAATTCTATACGAAATCAGGTTGGGTAAAGAACGGATTCCAGGACTGGAATGATGAATATAAGAATCCGGCAAAACCGAAATTCCGATATCTTTGCGAACGAGCGCCAGACGGACATTCAAGATGA
- a CDS encoding Crp/Fnr family transcriptional regulator: MTDIFKNYLSLTGALSAAEINFSSNFFKPISLKKGDFFIREGDTCRYIGFIVHGAVKAYAIDNEGKENITCFKFENEFATSFPEFVAQEKSRRSIRAIEDSIIYGISYPDYLHLLGQVTTWNGIIKSVMEWEYNQKELYLLNYNNKSAVDKYRHVLMNEPMLVRRIATQDLASYLGVTQRSLTRAKGQLYRPKEL; this comes from the coding sequence ATGACTGATATATTTAAAAATTACTTGTCCTTAACAGGGGCACTCTCAGCCGCGGAAATTAACTTTTCCTCGAATTTCTTCAAGCCGATCAGCTTGAAGAAAGGTGATTTTTTTATTCGAGAGGGTGATACTTGCCGTTATATTGGATTTATTGTTCATGGCGCCGTAAAGGCTTATGCTATCGACAATGAAGGAAAAGAAAATATAACCTGCTTTAAGTTTGAAAATGAATTTGCCACCTCGTTTCCGGAATTTGTGGCGCAGGAAAAATCCAGAAGGAGCATCAGGGCGATAGAAGATAGCATAATCTATGGAATAAGCTATCCAGACTATCTACATCTGCTTGGTCAGGTTACCACCTGGAACGGTATTATAAAATCGGTGATGGAGTGGGAGTATAACCAAAAGGAGCTTTACCTGCTTAATTATAATAATAAGTCGGCTGTGGATAAATACCGTCATGTCTTGATGAACGAACCGATGCTCGTCCGTCGTATAGCGACACAAGATCTGGCATCGTACCTAGGCGTCACGCAACGGTCGCTTACCCGGGCCAAGGGACAATTGTATAGACCCAAGGAATTATAG
- a CDS encoding MBL fold metallo-hydrolase encodes MLRHIAPEVVQISLMPRNSINCYIIEGVLIDSGIRSSYTTVKKALKEIPVYQHVLTHAHADHQGCSDQLCKEFAIPLLCNPAEVFRTETGMVTKDYPRPQHWIAKLQQKYWAGQGHQVQRTIVENDKIGNFQVIETPGHSAGHISLFRERDGVLIIGDVATNMNLLTTATGLQLPPNLFTTDQQRNIKSLQKLTKLNPAIICFGHGPIMINKNRKFEQFVAKCSEF; translated from the coding sequence ATGTTACGTCACATTGCTCCCGAGGTGGTTCAGATTTCGCTGATGCCACGAAACAGTATTAACTGCTATATTATCGAAGGTGTATTGATAGACTCCGGAATACGGAGTTCGTATACCACTGTAAAGAAAGCCCTCAAGGAAATACCTGTTTACCAACATGTTCTTACGCATGCGCATGCGGATCACCAGGGCTGTAGCGATCAGCTATGCAAAGAGTTCGCGATACCTTTGCTCTGTAATCCCGCCGAAGTTTTTAGGACCGAAACGGGTATGGTAACCAAGGATTATCCAAGGCCACAACATTGGATAGCAAAACTTCAACAAAAGTATTGGGCGGGGCAGGGACATCAAGTCCAAAGAACAATTGTTGAGAACGATAAGATTGGAAACTTTCAGGTCATAGAGACACCCGGACATTCGGCAGGTCATATCTCATTATTCCGTGAGCGAGATGGTGTACTTATCATTGGAGATGTGGCGACAAATATGAACCTGCTAACAACTGCGACAGGTCTACAGCTTCCGCCAAATCTATTCACCACAGATCAGCAGCGCAACATCAAATCGCTGCAGAAGCTTACAAAACTGAATCCTGCCATTATCTGTTTCGGTCATGGTCCGATCATGATCAATAAAAATCGGAAGTTTGAGCAATTTGTGGCTAAATGCAGCGAGTTTTAA
- a CDS encoding winged helix-turn-helix transcriptional regulator, with protein sequence MQRVLMSTSLELEQKKMISRTVFREKPPRVEYILTDRSRYALPVIQVLKEYGELLISLEADNIY encoded by the coding sequence ATGCAGCGAGTTTTAATGTCAACTTCGTTGGAGTTGGAACAAAAAAAGATGATCAGCCGGACAGTATTTCGCGAAAAACCTCCGCGGGTAGAATATATATTAACAGACCGTTCCCGCTATGCATTACCTGTAATTCAGGTACTGAAGGAATATGGCGAATTATTGATTTCACTTGAAGCGGACAATATCTATTAG
- a CDS encoding IS3 family transposase (programmed frameshift), which produces MSRERKVYTKEFKLMSVELSNTRSDLSALARELDISPALLYRWRKEHSVKQGSSFSGNGKVILSESEQELARLRKELRETQMERDILKKAGKHLLQERHQIFRFIRDNREIFSVEKMCQVFKVSRAGYYNFLKGIPSNRSIENQQITMEIQDAFIRSKNTYGSPRITRELHKKNIKISRVRVAKLMRKAGLRSIVKKKFKVTTDSTHKFSVPENILDRDFKPGTLGAVWVSDITYIKTQQGWLYLTTVIDLGDRKVIGWALSETMNAVDTVISAFKMAQKARPITQKLIFHSDRGVQYACHEFSSMVEKNPLIIRSMSRKGNCWDNAVAESFFKTLKAECIYQHKFAHRKQAALIVFEYIETWYNRKRQHSALGYLSPEEFTRKINKQNIAA; this is translated from the exons ATGTCAAGAGAAAGAAAAGTTTATACCAAAGAGTTCAAACTGATGAGCGTTGAACTGAGCAACACGCGTAGCGACCTTAGCGCGCTGGCCAGGGAACTGGATATTAGCCCAGCATTATTGTATAGGTGGCGAAAGGAACATTCTGTAAAACAAGGAAGTAGTTTCTCTGGGAATGGAAAAGTTATCTTGAGTGAGAGTGAACAGGAGTTAGCACGATTAAGAAAAGAACTTCGGGAGACACAGATGGAACGGGATATATTAAAGAAGGCTG GTAAGCATCTTCTCCAAGAGCGACACCAAATATTCAGGTTCATAAGGGACAATAGGGAAATATTTTCAGTCGAGAAGATGTGTCAGGTGTTCAAGGTGAGCAGAGCGGGCTACTACAACTTTTTAAAGGGTATCCCTTCAAATAGAAGTATTGAAAACCAACAGATTACTATGGAAATCCAGGATGCATTTATAAGAAGTAAAAATACTTACGGCAGTCCGCGTATTACCAGAGAACTACACAAAAAGAATATTAAAATATCCAGAGTGAGGGTAGCCAAACTGATGAGAAAGGCCGGGTTAAGAAGTATTGTCAAGAAAAAATTTAAGGTGACCACAGACTCCACCCATAAGTTTTCGGTACCGGAGAATATATTGGACCGTGATTTTAAACCGGGAACACTTGGTGCAGTATGGGTATCAGACATCACTTACATCAAAACGCAGCAGGGATGGTTGTATCTGACAACTGTAATCGATCTGGGAGATCGAAAAGTAATTGGATGGGCTTTAAGTGAGACTATGAATGCGGTAGATACGGTGATTTCTGCTTTTAAAATGGCACAAAAAGCAAGGCCAATCACCCAGAAACTAATATTCCATTCCGATCGTGGCGTACAGTATGCCTGTCATGAGTTCAGCTCTATGGTGGAAAAAAATCCACTCATCATAAGAAGCATGAGTAGAAAGGGAAATTGCTGGGATAATGCTGTCGCTGAAAGTTTTTTCAAGACACTGAAAGCGGAATGTATATATCAGCATAAATTCGCTCACAGGAAGCAAGCTGCGCTTATTGTCTTTGAATATATTGAGACTTGGTACAACCGAAAAAGGCAACATTCTGCCTTAGGATACTTATCACCAGAGGAGTTTACTAGAAAAATAAATAAACAAAATATTGCAGCTTAA
- a CDS encoding nuclear transport factor 2 family protein, which produces MDLPKVITTLIKAQDNFDSLDYSNCFAHTAKVYDEGHAHIGRTEIKDWIEEANNKYKTIIKPLQYDGNVDQAVLTAEISGTFPGSPILLKYYFEFEDGLIRSLRITS; this is translated from the coding sequence ATGGATTTACCAAAAGTCATAACAACATTAATAAAAGCACAGGATAACTTTGATAGCCTAGATTACTCAAATTGTTTTGCTCATACAGCAAAAGTCTATGATGAAGGGCACGCACACATCGGCAGGACAGAAATAAAAGATTGGATAGAAGAGGCTAATAATAAATACAAAACGATCATTAAACCTCTCCAATATGACGGAAACGTAGATCAAGCGGTATTAACAGCGGAGATCTCAGGAACCTTTCCCGGAAGTCCAATCCTATTAAAGTACTATTTTGAATTCGAAGACGGGCTTATCAGATCACTTCGTATTACATCATGA
- a CDS encoding SDR family oxidoreductase has product MSNNLDYQNELIDKVAVVTGGTKGAGKAIAERLKYAGAKVIITARNPPEELDNNVHFIAADLSKAGSAETVYRDAISKFGRVDILVNNLGGSDTPGGGFAVLKDSDWEESIQMNLLAPVRLDKAFLPQMIENKSGVIIHIASIQGKLPLHDSTLPYAAAKAGLINYSKGLSKEVSAKGIRVLTVSPGWIMTEASGRMMERIAASSGISVEEAKQSVMEALGGIPYGRPAFPEEVAELVGFLVSPRAGYLTGTEFVIDGGTLPTI; this is encoded by the coding sequence ATGAGTAACAATTTAGATTATCAGAACGAGCTTATTGATAAGGTGGCAGTGGTAACAGGTGGTACGAAAGGCGCTGGAAAAGCTATAGCCGAACGTTTAAAATACGCTGGCGCAAAGGTGATCATTACAGCAAGAAATCCACCGGAAGAACTGGATAATAACGTGCATTTTATAGCAGCGGATCTGAGCAAAGCTGGCAGCGCAGAAACTGTTTATAGGGATGCAATAAGCAAATTCGGCCGAGTGGATATTCTGGTGAATAATCTCGGTGGTTCTGACACTCCTGGCGGTGGCTTTGCAGTATTGAAGGATAGTGACTGGGAAGAATCAATACAAATGAATCTCCTGGCACCAGTACGCCTCGACAAAGCTTTTTTACCACAGATGATAGAAAATAAAAGCGGGGTCATCATACACATCGCCTCGATCCAGGGTAAACTTCCACTCCATGATTCAACACTCCCCTACGCGGCTGCAAAAGCAGGTTTGATCAATTACAGCAAGGGGCTTTCCAAAGAAGTGTCCGCAAAAGGAATCCGTGTACTTACAGTTTCTCCGGGTTGGATCATGACTGAAGCGTCAGGTAGAATGATGGAAAGAATCGCCGCAAGCTCCGGAATATCAGTTGAAGAAGCCAAGCAGAGTGTAATGGAGGCTCTTGGAGGGATTCCTTACGGCAGACCAGCCTTTCCGGAGGAAGTTGCTGAATTGGTAGGGTTTCTGGTTTCGCCCAGAGCTGGCTATTTGACTGGAACTGAATTTGTCATTGATGGCGGAACACTTCCAACAATCTAA
- a CDS encoding helix-turn-helix domain-containing protein, protein MYERKTMPNLTCGLDLIGEVLYGKWKMRLLWFINEGHLRPSALQRKIPDASRRVLNIQLKELEEHELISRTVYPVVPPKVEYKLTEFGQSLIPIIGALGMWGDKYEEKLRTVIIRTLKSV, encoded by the coding sequence ATGTATGAGAGAAAAACTATGCCTAATCTTACATGTGGACTAGACCTTATTGGTGAGGTCTTATATGGTAAATGGAAAATGCGATTGCTTTGGTTCATCAACGAAGGCCACTTACGTCCGAGCGCACTTCAGCGCAAAATACCAGACGCATCTCGACGAGTGCTCAATATTCAACTTAAAGAACTTGAAGAACATGAACTTATTTCGAGAACGGTTTATCCTGTAGTTCCTCCCAAAGTAGAGTACAAGTTGACCGAATTTGGTCAGTCTTTAATTCCTATAATTGGTGCTTTAGGAATGTGGGGAGATAAATATGAAGAAAAATTGCGAACTGTAATCATCCGCACATTGAAAAGTGTGTAA
- a CDS encoding helix-turn-helix transcriptional regulator, with amino-acid sequence MEILSQLINTVDQNPDSILVMRQQMEQRLPAHQHNKAQLLLVYGGIAYLQTDEKDFYIPSNHYIWIPKNYRHNLMFNTQDLYIINIYFPEERAGNFHNELGIYPVSKLLAEMLSFSEKWQGDYYKGSWEFEFLSTLKGVLSKENLKKFSIQLPTTDDQRLNAIIDSFRNRLNENLSLDIIAQQSGMSVRSLTRLFQTKLHITFVQYLKMLRIIKAMELINDTDLNMTEIAYEIGYSNISAFSNNFYLLTNMRPTEFKMK; translated from the coding sequence ATGGAAATTCTTAGCCAATTAATAAATACTGTTGATCAAAATCCTGATTCAATCCTGGTGATGCGACAGCAGATGGAACAGCGTTTGCCTGCTCATCAGCACAATAAGGCTCAGTTGTTATTGGTTTATGGTGGGATTGCTTATTTGCAGACAGACGAAAAGGATTTCTACATTCCGTCTAATCATTATATCTGGATACCAAAAAATTATCGGCACAACCTGATGTTCAACACGCAGGATCTATATATTATCAATATCTATTTTCCAGAAGAAAGAGCTGGTAATTTTCATAATGAATTGGGCATTTATCCGGTGAGTAAGCTTTTGGCTGAAATGCTCTCATTTAGTGAGAAGTGGCAAGGTGACTATTACAAAGGTTCATGGGAATTTGAATTTTTAAGCACGCTTAAAGGCGTATTATCAAAAGAAAATCTCAAAAAATTTTCCATACAACTTCCTACAACAGACGATCAAAGGCTCAATGCCATAATCGACAGTTTTAGAAATAGGTTAAATGAAAATCTAAGCTTAGATATTATTGCTCAACAATCGGGAATGAGTGTGCGTAGTTTGACCCGGTTATTCCAAACCAAACTGCACATTACATTTGTTCAGTACTTAAAAATGCTACGGATTATTAAGGCTATGGAATTAATCAACGATACGGATTTGAATATGACCGAGATTGCGTACGAGATTGGCTATTCAAATATATCTGCTTTTAGCAATAACTTTTATCTGCTGACCAACATGAGACCTACGGAATTTAAAATGAAATAA